In the Candidatus Acidiferrales bacterium genome, one interval contains:
- a CDS encoding helix-turn-helix domain-containing GNAT family N-acetyltransferase, with product MSIAPGPPAVDPTLAGRIDAIRRFNRFYTKRIGVLDESFLHTPFSLAEGRVLYEIAQLENPSASAVARNLSLDTGYLSRILRDFVRRGFVDKKRSASDGRQSFLALTARGRKALAPLDRRANEEVGAMLRALPAKEQARLASAMDTIANLLGDKSKEKPASGAPYLLRFHQSGDMGWIVHRHGVLYSQEYGYDEQFEALCARIVGEFIQNFDAKRERCWIAEREGEIVGSVFLVKKSKSVAKLRLLYVEPIARGLGIGRRLVEECIRFARQAGYKKITLWTQSHLDSARRIYKAAGFRRVHSESHHSFSLDLVAETWDLAL from the coding sequence ATGTCCATCGCACCCGGACCGCCGGCCGTCGACCCCACGCTCGCCGGGCGGATCGACGCCATCCGCCGTTTCAATCGCTTCTATACCAAGCGCATCGGCGTGCTCGATGAAAGTTTTCTGCACACTCCCTTTTCGCTCGCCGAAGGCCGCGTGCTCTATGAGATCGCGCAGCTCGAAAATCCTTCCGCAAGCGCCGTCGCCCGCAATCTCAGCTTGGACACCGGCTATCTCAGCCGCATCCTGCGCGATTTCGTCCGCCGTGGCTTCGTTGATAAGAAACGTTCCGCGAGCGATGGCCGCCAGAGTTTTCTCGCGCTGACCGCTCGCGGCCGCAAAGCCCTCGCGCCGCTCGACCGCCGCGCCAATGAAGAAGTCGGCGCCATGCTCCGTGCCCTGCCTGCGAAAGAGCAGGCTCGCCTCGCAAGCGCTATGGACACTATCGCAAATCTCCTCGGCGACAAATCCAAAGAAAAACCCGCGAGTGGCGCGCCCTATCTCCTCCGCTTCCATCAGTCGGGCGACATGGGCTGGATCGTTCATCGTCACGGCGTTCTGTATTCACAGGAATATGGCTACGACGAGCAATTTGAAGCGCTCTGTGCGCGCATCGTCGGCGAGTTCATTCAGAATTTCGACGCGAAGCGCGAACGCTGCTGGATCGCTGAACGCGAAGGCGAAATCGTCGGCTCCGTTTTTCTGGTGAAGAAATCCAAATCAGTCGCCAAGCTGCGTTTATTGTATGTGGAGCCTATCGCGCGCGGCCTCGGCATCGGCCGGCGGCTCGTCGAGGAATGCATTCGCTTTGCGCGCCAGGCAGGCTACAAAAAAATTACGCTCTGGACGCAAAGTCATCTCGATTCCGCGCGCCGCATCTACAAAGCCGCTGGATTCCGCCGCGTCCACAGCGAGTCGCATCACAGCTTCAGCCTCGACCTCGTCGCGGAAACCTGGGACCTCGCCCTCTAG
- a CDS encoding VOC family protein, with protein MNAAEPAKKVKYIREGFHTITPYILVGGAAGFIDFMKEAFGAEEKGRVPIPSGKIMHAEVKVGDSMIELSDGNEQYGPAPVTIHLTVPDAEEAYRNALRAGAVSLYEPAMQFYGEYEAGVRDPFGNEWYITPQAKQYSHPAVQPYLHLHGAEKMISFMEEAFGGRAEGIHKWPGGAIAHATVFIGDGQIEIDEAFRANRQTPCHLHLYVPDTDAVYAQALHAGATTIEAPNDKPYGDRSAGVKDAWGNCWFIATHIKDVAF; from the coding sequence ATGAACGCAGCAGAACCAGCGAAAAAAGTGAAGTACATACGCGAAGGATTCCACACCATCACGCCGTACATTTTGGTCGGCGGCGCGGCGGGATTCATCGACTTCATGAAGGAAGCATTCGGCGCGGAAGAAAAAGGCCGCGTGCCAATTCCGAGCGGGAAAATCATGCATGCGGAAGTGAAAGTCGGCGATTCGATGATCGAACTAAGCGATGGCAACGAGCAGTACGGGCCGGCGCCGGTGACAATTCATTTGACGGTGCCGGATGCGGAAGAGGCCTATCGCAACGCATTGCGCGCGGGAGCCGTTTCGCTGTATGAACCCGCCATGCAGTTCTACGGAGAGTATGAAGCAGGGGTGCGCGACCCGTTCGGAAACGAGTGGTACATCACGCCGCAGGCAAAGCAATATTCGCATCCGGCAGTTCAGCCCTATCTGCATTTGCACGGCGCGGAGAAGATGATTTCGTTCATGGAAGAAGCATTTGGCGGGCGCGCGGAGGGCATTCACAAATGGCCGGGTGGTGCAATTGCGCACGCGACCGTGTTCATCGGCGATGGCCAGATTGAAATTGACGAAGCGTTTCGTGCGAACCGGCAGACGCCGTGCCATTTGCACCTGTACGTGCCGGATACGGATGCGGTGTACGCGCAAGCGCTGCACGCAGGCGCAACGACGATTGAAGCTCCGAACGACAAGCCTTACGGCGATCGCAGCGCGGGAGTGAAGGATGCGTGGGGCAATTGCTGGTTCATCGCCACGCACATCAAGGATGTGGCGTTCTAG
- a CDS encoding nuclear transport factor 2 family protein, translating to MLTQPVAKEFAAEWIDAWNAHDLDRILSHYAENVVLTSPVAAKVLGEASGMVNGRQALRGYFAKGLELFPNLQFKLIDVMQGISSVVLYYENQRGTRTGEFMEFDAAEKVVRVVANYSI from the coding sequence ATGTTGACTCAACCGGTGGCAAAGGAATTCGCTGCAGAGTGGATCGACGCGTGGAATGCGCACGACCTCGATCGCATACTTTCGCACTATGCGGAGAATGTGGTGCTCACGTCGCCGGTCGCAGCGAAAGTGCTCGGAGAGGCGTCCGGAATGGTGAACGGCAGGCAAGCACTTCGCGGTTACTTCGCGAAAGGGCTTGAGCTTTTTCCGAACCTCCAATTCAAGCTCATCGATGTCATGCAGGGAATCTCGAGCGTTGTGCTCTATTATGAGAATCAGCGCGGCACCAGGACTGGCGAGTTCATGGAATTCGATGCGGCGGAAAAGGTAGTTCGCGTCGTTGCCAACTACAGCATATAA
- a CDS encoding ABC transporter permease, with the protein MSNLLGNLRYALRQFRLAPIFAASAILTLALGIGGTTAIFTLIHAVMIRSLPVKDPATLYRVGDGNDCCVESGLQGRWGMYSYPLYERLKSAVPEFEEVAAFQAGGMRMSVRREGAESVPRPLRSEYVTGSYFSTLGVRPFGGRLFTPQDDMEGAPPVAVLSHHAWQLNYGSDPSVVGATFDVEGHAFTVIGVAPAGFFGETLRSDPPDIWIPVHQEMLIDGVGARLHQSPPAWLRMIGRLRPGTSTTGMAPRLTGVLRQWLQHDSQYPANWMGDVIRALPKQSISVVPAGAGVTVMKEDYSRSLEILLAVCAMVLLIACANVANLLLARAVARRGQTALRLAIGATRRQIVVQALTESIVLAVAGGVVGLLVAVAAARLLLALAFQSAHFLPISVTPSLVVLAFAFGLALLTGIIFGAAPAWFATRTDPAEALRSSSRSSTGRSSLARKALLILQFSVSVVLVAGATMLARSLGNLEGQNFGFQVKGRVEVSLHNPDAGRTPAELNALYRKIEDSVIRLPGVRSAGLALYNPLTDNWGEMIEIAGHPPSSATSNETGASWDRVSPNYLQNLGIPILRGRYFTDADNENAAPVAIVNRAFVKRFFKNGEDPLGQHFGLDLPENAGTYRIVGVAGDAHFAGWGFTLPPFAMFYVPLAQYVNYKTELMQKLEFGSHQIGGIMLVTNDPPGTLEPQLTRALAEIDPNLTVTSVRTVKQQIDLSFDQERAVASLAGLFGVVALLLAAIGLYGVTAYTVAQRTNEIGIRMALGANRANVVQLVLRGAFERVLFGLLLGLPLAIGAGKLIASQLFAVSSWDPLALGVATSALALCSFIAAIIPAARAASISPMTALRVE; encoded by the coding sequence ATGAGCAATTTACTCGGGAATCTTCGCTACGCGCTGCGGCAATTCCGACTCGCGCCCATTTTCGCGGCCTCGGCGATACTCACGCTGGCGCTGGGCATCGGCGGCACGACGGCGATCTTCACGCTGATCCATGCGGTGATGATTCGCTCGCTGCCGGTGAAAGATCCCGCGACGCTCTATCGCGTCGGCGACGGCAATGATTGCTGCGTGGAAAGCGGCTTGCAAGGCCGCTGGGGCATGTATTCCTATCCGCTGTACGAACGGCTGAAGTCGGCAGTGCCGGAATTCGAAGAAGTGGCCGCGTTCCAGGCAGGCGGGATGCGGATGAGCGTGCGGCGGGAAGGCGCCGAATCCGTTCCGCGGCCTTTGCGGTCCGAATATGTCACAGGGAGTTATTTTTCGACGCTTGGCGTGAGGCCTTTCGGCGGGCGGCTGTTCACGCCGCAAGATGACATGGAAGGCGCGCCGCCGGTTGCAGTTCTCAGCCACCACGCCTGGCAGCTGAATTACGGCTCGGATCCCTCCGTTGTCGGCGCGACATTCGATGTTGAGGGACATGCATTCACAGTCATCGGCGTAGCGCCAGCGGGATTTTTCGGTGAAACGCTGCGCAGCGACCCGCCGGACATCTGGATACCGGTGCATCAAGAGATGCTTATCGACGGCGTTGGCGCACGCCTGCATCAATCGCCGCCGGCATGGCTGCGCATGATCGGCCGTTTACGGCCTGGCACATCGACGACGGGGATGGCGCCGCGGCTTACGGGAGTGCTGCGGCAATGGTTGCAGCACGATTCCCAATATCCGGCGAATTGGATGGGCGACGTCATCCGCGCGCTTCCGAAGCAGAGCATCAGCGTCGTCCCGGCGGGGGCGGGAGTCACAGTGATGAAGGAGGATTACAGCCGCAGCCTGGAGATTCTCCTCGCCGTGTGCGCCATGGTGTTGCTCATCGCTTGCGCGAATGTTGCTAATTTGCTGCTGGCCCGGGCGGTCGCGCGCCGCGGACAGACAGCGCTGCGACTGGCTATCGGCGCCACGCGGCGGCAAATCGTTGTGCAGGCGCTGACGGAAAGCATAGTGCTCGCTGTTGCTGGAGGAGTCGTCGGACTGCTCGTCGCCGTCGCCGCCGCGCGATTGCTGCTGGCACTCGCGTTTCAGAGCGCGCATTTTCTTCCCATCAGCGTGACGCCTTCGCTGGTGGTTTTGGCGTTCGCGTTTGGATTGGCGCTCCTCACGGGGATTATTTTTGGCGCGGCGCCCGCGTGGTTTGCCACGCGCACGGACCCGGCCGAGGCGCTGCGCAGCTCGAGCCGGAGTTCGACGGGGAGATCTTCCTTGGCGCGCAAAGCGCTGCTGATTTTGCAATTCAGTGTTTCTGTGGTGCTGGTTGCCGGCGCGACGATGCTGGCGAGAAGCCTCGGAAACCTCGAAGGGCAAAATTTCGGGTTTCAGGTCAAAGGCCGGGTGGAAGTTTCGCTGCACAATCCCGACGCGGGCCGCACACCGGCAGAGCTGAACGCGCTCTACCGCAAAATCGAAGACAGCGTCATCCGTTTGCCGGGAGTGCGCAGCGCGGGCCTGGCGCTCTACAATCCGCTGACGGACAATTGGGGAGAAATGATCGAAATCGCCGGCCATCCTCCGTCATCCGCGACGAGCAATGAAACCGGCGCGTCATGGGACCGCGTCAGCCCCAATTATCTGCAGAATCTCGGAATTCCCATTTTGCGCGGACGCTACTTCACAGATGCAGATAATGAAAATGCCGCGCCGGTGGCCATTGTCAACCGGGCTTTCGTGAAGCGCTTCTTCAAAAACGGCGAAGATCCGCTCGGACAGCATTTCGGCCTGGACTTGCCGGAAAATGCCGGCACATACCGGATCGTTGGTGTGGCGGGCGATGCGCATTTCGCGGGCTGGGGATTCACCCTGCCGCCTTTTGCGATGTTTTATGTGCCGCTGGCACAGTACGTGAATTACAAAACAGAGCTGATGCAAAAACTCGAATTCGGCTCGCATCAGATCGGCGGAATCATGCTGGTGACGAACGACCCTCCTGGAACGCTCGAACCGCAACTGACGCGCGCGCTTGCGGAGATCGATCCCAATCTCACGGTCACGAGCGTTCGCACGGTGAAACAGCAGATCGACCTTTCGTTTGACCAGGAGCGCGCCGTCGCGAGCCTCGCCGGTCTCTTCGGCGTGGTTGCGCTGCTGTTGGCGGCCATAGGGCTCTACGGCGTCACGGCTTACACTGTCGCGCAGCGCACCAATGAAATCGGCATTCGCATGGCGCTGGGCGCCAATCGTGCGAACGTGGTGCAGTTGGTTTTGCGCGGCGCATTCGAGCGCGTGCTATTCGGACTGCTGCTCGGTTTGCCTCTGGCCATCGGCGCGGGCAAATTGATTGCTTCACAGCTTTTCGCCGTCTCGTCGTGGGATCCGCTCGCGCTCGGTGTAGCGACGAGCGCCCTCGCGCTCTGTTCGTTCATCGCCGCGATCATTCCAGCGGCGCGCGCAGCTTCGATTTCGCCCATGACTGCGCTGCGGGTCGAATAA
- a CDS encoding alpha-L-fucosidase, producing the protein MPHTFSRRDTLKLFGVGAAAAAGASAAFSPLVSVAPQSQSTPSPAQLAEQQREDASRAARMAWWHAAKFGMFIHFGLYSVYGHHEWAMEEEGIPVAEYEQLARRFHPRPGFAREWARLAKRAGQKYMVMTSKHHEGFCNFASKLTNYCAPDQGPGRDLAREYVEAARAEGLRVGFYYSLMDWHHPDGARCATDPAARERFVAYTHGLIREIMSNYGKIDVLWYDVAWPLDADGWQSVKMNQMVFGLQPDIIVNNRNLLPGDFSTPKQEISASEEGRAWESCMTMNDSWGYQRADDDWKSPKTIVRNLIECAQGGGNYLLNIGPTGDGSIPSESIATLEAVGRWMDDNGPTIYESERSKVTTSEMAGFTRKGNTLYVHVHFWPGNTVAVGGLRTKVLSARMFTTKQPVEFHQEEFRVQFTGLPDHPPDPLATVIEVECESEPVQDTRWVRENRPRRAVGFD; encoded by the coding sequence ATGCCGCACACCTTCTCCCGTCGCGACACATTGAAACTTTTCGGCGTCGGAGCCGCAGCAGCAGCGGGCGCATCCGCGGCGTTTTCGCCTCTCGTCTCCGTCGCGCCGCAATCGCAGTCCACGCCCAGCCCCGCGCAGCTTGCCGAGCAGCAGCGCGAAGACGCTTCCCGCGCCGCGCGCATGGCTTGGTGGCACGCCGCCAAATTCGGCATGTTCATTCACTTCGGACTCTACAGCGTCTACGGCCATCACGAATGGGCCATGGAAGAGGAAGGCATTCCCGTCGCCGAATACGAGCAGCTCGCGCGTCGCTTCCATCCGCGTCCCGGATTCGCGCGCGAATGGGCGCGTCTCGCCAAACGCGCCGGCCAGAAATACATGGTCATGACCAGCAAGCATCACGAAGGCTTCTGCAATTTCGCGTCGAAGCTCACGAATTATTGCGCGCCCGATCAGGGCCCGGGCCGCGACCTCGCCCGCGAATACGTCGAAGCCGCCCGCGCCGAGGGCCTTCGCGTGGGCTTCTACTATTCGCTCATGGACTGGCACCATCCCGATGGCGCGCGTTGCGCCACCGATCCTGCCGCGCGTGAGCGCTTCGTCGCCTACACCCACGGCCTGATCCGCGAAATCATGAGCAACTACGGAAAAATCGACGTCCTCTGGTACGACGTCGCCTGGCCGCTCGACGCCGATGGCTGGCAATCCGTCAAAATGAACCAGATGGTCTTCGGCCTTCAGCCCGACATCATCGTCAACAATCGCAACCTTCTTCCCGGCGATTTCAGCACTCCGAAACAGGAAATTTCCGCCTCCGAGGAAGGCCGCGCGTGGGAATCCTGCATGACCATGAACGACAGTTGGGGTTATCAGCGCGCGGACGACGACTGGAAATCGCCCAAGACCATCGTCCGCAATTTAATCGAATGCGCGCAGGGCGGCGGAAATTATTTGCTGAATATCGGGCCGACCGGCGACGGTTCCATTCCTTCCGAATCCATCGCCACGCTCGAAGCCGTCGGCCGCTGGATGGACGACAACGGCCCCACAATTTACGAATCCGAACGCTCGAAAGTGACCACGTCCGAAATGGCCGGATTCACGCGCAAAGGCAACACGCTATACGTCCACGTACACTTCTGGCCCGGTAACACCGTCGCCGTCGGTGGTCTGCGAACCAAAGTTCTCAGCGCGCGCATGTTCACGACCAAACAGCCCGTCGAATTTCATCAGGAAGAATTTCGCGTGCAGTTCACGGGCCTGCCCGACCATCCCCCCGATCCGCTCGCCACGGTCATCGAAGTCGAATGCGAGAGCGAGCCTGTTCAGGACACGCGCTGGGTGCGCGAGAATCGCCCCCGCCGCGCTGTGGGGTTCGATTAG
- a CDS encoding DUF433 domain-containing protein, whose product MPRRRLVRTEGDVRDFPRYSIPEAAFYVRIPANTLRAWTLGQDYVTRAGKHRTFKPLIDLADRKNKLLSFYNLVEAHILRFTTEKRGIPLKNVRDALDFVHDKIPGKHPLLTHNFETSGKDLFIRHLGNTINATSKGQYAMRQILEKYLSLIPRDPYGLPIRVFPINSKRLAIDPLFSSGKPIVKDKGIMASVLWGRSKSGESIADIARDYGLTDIEAREAIEDYEWKAAA is encoded by the coding sequence ATGCCACGACGACGATTAGTTCGGACAGAGGGCGACGTGCGCGATTTCCCTCGGTACAGCATTCCCGAAGCGGCGTTCTACGTGCGCATTCCTGCGAACACACTGCGTGCGTGGACACTTGGCCAAGATTACGTTACGCGGGCAGGCAAGCACCGTACATTCAAGCCGTTGATCGACTTGGCCGACAGAAAAAACAAATTGCTTTCTTTTTATAACTTAGTGGAAGCCCACATCTTGCGCTTCACAACGGAAAAGCGAGGCATACCACTCAAGAACGTGCGGGACGCGCTTGATTTCGTCCACGACAAAATACCCGGAAAGCATCCTCTGCTGACGCACAATTTCGAAACCTCTGGGAAGGATTTATTTATACGCCATCTGGGAAACACCATTAACGCCACGAGCAAGGGTCAATATGCGATGAGGCAAATCCTTGAAAAGTACCTCAGTCTTATCCCGCGCGACCCATATGGCTTGCCTATCCGCGTTTTCCCAATCAACTCCAAGCGGCTCGCCATTGACCCGCTGTTTTCCTCGGGTAAGCCGATCGTGAAAGACAAAGGCATTATGGCATCTGTGCTGTGGGGACGGAGCAAGTCCGGCGAGAGTATAGCCGATATCGCTCGCGATTACGGACTAACAGATATTGAAGCGCGAGAAGCAATCGAAGACTACGAATGGAAAGCAGCAGCCTGA